A region of the Bacillus solimangrovi genome:
TTTGAGGATTTGATTTCCATGGAAAATAACTTGATGATTCAATTAGATTGTCACGACCAAGATTTCCCCACATTTTATTCATATTTAATAAATGATAGATTGCCTTTCGAAAATAATCGTTCTGGATAATTGAAGCACGTCGAAAATTAAAAGCTAGAAAGCGAAATGCTGCCGTAACATCTTGCTTTTGTACCTTACCCTCACCTTTCTCTTCTCCTCTTATTTGAATTGTCATTTGCTCTTCCATCTCATCAGGTACAAAATAAAATTCGATTTCATCTAAAATCGGTCGTTCTAAAAAATAATGATCAAAGGCTTCAAGAACGATCATTGAATCTGTATGCTTTTTCAATTGGAACGGTCCTGTTCCAATCCACTTATTTTCAACTAAAGGTTCATCCTTAGGCAAAATGGAGAAGTTATATGATCCCATATAACGAATAAAAAAGCGGTTAGATTGATTGAGATGGATCGTAACGATATAAGGTGAAACACATTCAATCGACTCAATATCAGCAACTAACCATCGATGTGGTGAAGATTCACTTATAAATCTTTGCAGTGTATGTTTGACATCCTCACTTGTTAAAATCCGTTCGTGATGAAAATGAACGGATTTTCTTAAATAAAATGTCCATGACGTACAATCATCATTGACTTTCCAATGATGAGCGATGTGTGGTTGAACGGAGTTTGTTTCTTTGTTAAACGTAACGAGCGTACTACCTAGTTGCTGTATGAAATACGCTTCTTGATTGATTGAAGATAACAGTGGATCAAGTGTTGACATTTTCTTCTTAATGACTGTACGTAATACTTCTTTCGATTCACTAGTAGATTGAGTACCAAATAACGTTTTCATTTCTTTTGATGCTTTTGAAATCCACATTTTCGGTATCGGCAATTGAAGTAATTTGATAATGTCCTCTAGATTATTATGTTTAATACAATCTAATACCGCATTTTCTATTTCTTGTTTGAATGAATGTTTATAAATGATGCGAGATGCATTCCCCCTACCTCTACCTGGAAAATAAGAATATTTCCCTTCTTTTTCATATTTTTTTATTTTATTTTGGATGTTTTTCCGGTTATAAAACCATATTTGCTCAAGCTCTTTAAACTTAAATGAAACAGTTTTTTCTACTTCTTTATCGTAAAAACACGCTCTCATTTTGTAATAATCAAGATCCTTCATTATCATTCTCCTAATCTCAAAATGTGATTATAAGAAATGCATTCAATCACACAACATCCAAGTAAGGGTTCACATTCTTCTTTTTTAAAAAGGCGTCTTTTTGAATAATATTGTACCCTTTTTTCCTCTTTTAGCACAAAGCATAATTGAACTACAAAATGATAACAAAGGAGGATGTCAAAATGTTTAAAGAGCTACACCCAAATATTCGCATTAGAATTTATACGTCATTTTTAAGTAAGGCCATCAGTTCAATGATTTTCCCATTTATGGCGATTTATTTTACAAAAGAATTAAACGCTACTTACGCAGGGATATTACTAATGATTCAAGTATTCGTTCAATTTATCGCCAGTCTATACGGAGGTTATTTCGCTGATATGGTCGGTAGAAAGAAAATGATGGTTATCGGTGAATATATGCATGTGTTTGCCTTCCTTGGAATGATTACCTTTAACTCTCCACTGATTACATCCCCATGGATTACATTTTTCATGTTATTGATCATGGCGGTATCTGCTGGTTTTATATTCCCTGCTTCAGAAGCAATGTTGATCGATGTTAGTACGAAAGAAACACGAGCGTTCATGTATTCCATTAACTACTGGGCTAACAATTTATCAGTAATGCTAGGCTTAATAATCGGTGGACTGTTATTCAAAACACACCTTTTTGAACTATTAATTGGATTGTTTATCTTGTCGTTAGTCACGTTGTGGATGACCGTTTCACTCATAACAGAATCGTACACTGTCTCCCGTTCTGAACAAATAACAAAACCGTACGGACTTAAACCTATTGTTAAAAGCTATCAAACTGTTATACGAGATATTCCGTTTGTCTTGTTTACACTCGGTGGAATCGCTATTTTGGCAATTGAATTTCAGCGGAACAACTTTATTGCGATAAGGCTAGAAGAAGAAATTGTTCCACGAGTTATATCAGTTGTTGGAAACATTGAATTCACATTAGATGGCATAAAATTATTAAGCTTATTAACTGTAGAAAATACATTAATAATCGTGCTATTTACATCTGTTATCGTGAAATGGATAAGAAATAAACAAGAACAACCAATCATGTATATTGGATTTTTGTTATTCGGACTTGGGTATGGCTTTCTTGCCTTTTCAAATTACACAATCGGGTTAATCATTGCAGTCATTGTTCTATCAATTGGAGAATTAATGTATGTGCCAACTAGACAATCTATTCTCGCTGACATCGTTGACGACTCTCGTCGGGGTGCTTATATGGCATTTAATAGACTTGTATATGAAATCGGGAAATTATTTGGTGCACTCGGCATTATTGTTGGTGAAAGAATCGGTGGGTACGGTATGAGTATGTTATATGTTATTTTCACACTCGTTGGCATCATTTTAACAAAATTAGCCATCATGAAACGAAATGAGAAAACACGAATACAACAACCTTTAATGACTGTTTGTAATTCAGGACAAGAAAAGTAACGAATCAACAGCAAATTCATATCCATTTACTCTACAACACTGTTTTGAGTCATTTTACAATTGATGGTTTTGAAAAAAAATCAATTCCGTTTCACCCCCTATGCTTTTCTCTAAGACTATAGACGTAGATAATTTCTTATTTTCTAAATCAAAATCCGTAGAAAAAACTCAAGATTATCTACGATTTCATCCAATTAACTATTCTGTACAATAAAGTCAGATACTTAAAGGGGGATTCAAAATGGATATAATTAAATATTTACAAAGAATAAATTCAAACTCACTCACTGGAAATAAACTAGAAGATTTGAGAAATTTAATCACTCAACACTTATATACAGTTCCTTTCGAAAATTTAGATGTCGTGAATAAGGTGCCTATCAAACTTGATTTAGAAAATATCTATAAAAAAATCGTAATGAATCACAGAGGAGGGTTTTGTTATGAGATAAACGGATTGTTTAATTGGTTATTAAACAACTTGGGCTATGATGTGAAAATGATTTCGACTACTTTTTCCAATGGTAAAGGTGGATGGTATCGAGCAAACACTCATTTAGCAAACATCGTAACAATTGATGGCATTGATTATTTAGTTGATGTTGGCGGTGGGGATTTAGTTCGCTCACCTCTACCTCTATCAGGCACTGTAAATGAAGATATTAGTGGAAAATATCGAATACAACGTACTGACGGCGTTTATTACGAGTTACAAAAATATGCAAATGATGAATGGAGTACTCACTATCGTTTCAGTACAGCTCCAAGAAAATATGATTTCTTTACTGATGTTTGCGAGTTTAATCAAACAAGTCCAGAATCAAAATTTACTCAACAAACAATTACAACATTAGCAAACGCCACTGGACGAGTTACAATTTCTGATCAATATCTAATCATTACTGAAAATGGCAAGAAATCTAAGGAAGAATACGCAACAGCTGACTTTGATCACATATTATCTACTCATTTCAATATGCAATTGAATAGGTGAAAGACATCTGTGAAATTAAGTGAAATTTTCAATGAAAGATATATTTATCTATCCTTGGTTAATCAACTAAAAAATCTTACAATCAGATGAATGAATTTGTCCAACTGCTTGTAAGATTTTTTTCAACTGCTATTATAAATGTCGACAGTTCAAATACTGATTGATATATTGCTTCAGTTACCTTCATAGAGAATGAGATACGACTACTTTTACGTAACTAGACTGAATTTCAAACATTTTTACATTTGCACATGGAAAAAGATACCCTCATTCCTTGATACACCTTTAAATAGAAGGAGTTCTGAGTCAATATTAATGTAAATATTGTCCTCCGCTATTTTCAATGGGTCATCTTGCAACCAAAAAGACATCCCATTATACCTTGGAATGCCCTTTCCTTATTTATCCACGGTTCAACATTTCACGTGTCACTATAGGGTATATTATACGGACTTCAAGAATCAATAGTAACATCAAACTCTATATTCTTAGTGTCTGGATGGTAGGTTATATTCTTGAGTGTTATTCCAGAAGGTTTGTCAGGGAAAGAAGTAGAAATTGATCCTGTATCGGAAAGCTGTGTTACATTTCTTGTACCGGGAAACGGGTCACCTGAATCTCCAGCATTTCGATCATTAGGGTCAAGTAAATCGTTTTTTCCGTCAGCTTGAATTAATAACATTCCAGGTCTAGCACTCCCCTCCATACCTTCTGATTCATCTATTCTCCATACCAACAGCCCTTCACCGGGAAGTTCACTGTCGAATACTTCTTTAGAACGATTTTCTAGAATTAAATATTGATCGTTTTCATAACCTGGTCCTGTAATTTTAAGTACTTTACCACCTGAACGTGTAATTGGCGCTAAAACAATACCCGTTCGAGTCTCATGAATTTCTTCAACATCAACCCATCCATGTTGCAGCTTATGAATTCCCGCAGGGTGAACTGGGCGCATTTCCCGTCCAGCATATGAACCACTTGCCATTAAATCCCACATACCATTCCCATCCCAATGATCTCCATCTCTACCTTCATTAGGGTCATAAAAGTCTTCCCACTGAAATGCGAGGTGTCCGAGTTCATGGGCACAGACTCCTAATAATGCTTCCTGTGGGACCATTAAGTAAGTTTTTGCAAACAGTTCATTAGAAACCATCTGTGGTTTTTTCATGTCCCACTTATGAGACCAGATATGTTGCCCTCTCAAAGGGGGGAATAGTTTTTCAGCACCTCGTCCTGCATGAACTATAAATAGTGAAGTGATTGTACCGTTTCCAAGGACGTCTAGCTGAGAACTAAAATCTATTCCTTGAGCAAGTGCTTCTTTTACTGCGTCTTCAGCTAGCCCTCTAGCATCTCTTGGATAATAGTCTCTATTTAACATATCAGTAAGTCCAGAATTTCCGTTAGTATAGTAGGAATAATTTTGTGGCATTCTAAGCCAACCATGTACTTCACCATGAACACGTACTTTTCCTCGGCTGACTTCATAATAGTAATCAGCCATGCTTCCTGTCGGATAAGAATTATAAGAGAAAAGTAAATCCTCATAATGATCTTTAGGCAGATACCCTTGTAAATCTGGGAAATCTACTAATAACACCATCACTTGTAAATCGCCAACCACAGGAGTATGTGGAGTGGAAATCATGTTCACTTCTCCGTTATGGGCAACTCCTACAGAGCTATCATCCATACCATGAATATTGTGTGCTGGATTTTGGTAGCCGCGAGCCACTAAAAACTGCCTAAAAGTAAAGCCTAATGGTTTACCCTTTTGGTTGTATTCGTTTATTAGATAATTAGTTACTTCAGGAGATGGAGGAACAGCATTGAATTTTTTCATTGTTTTTCCCTTCCCTACTCTATAAATTTAATATATCTAAAGAAAGTTATCTGTTTCGCTATTATTGATAACACCTATATTATTCTTATTATCAGAATTTTTTTACTATCCAATCAATTCTAGGAAATCTTAACTCATGATGATGGTAGCATCTACTAATTTTCCCACTCATATTCGAAAATTTAACTTTTTGAACACATAAAAGAATAAAGTGAAACTTCCATCAGTGGAGGTATTTCTTCATTCTCCACTGATGGTTAGTTGAACCAATCAGGTAATTACTGACGCTTATACCACAGGGGTATGACCATGGCCCCTCCCACTTAAACTTCGTTGATTCTCCAAATTTTTGAAGTGGGAGTCTTAGCGACAGTTGAACCTTGGTAAAGTGAAACTATTATAAGGGACCAAATTAATAGAAAGTAATTCATATAAACTGAAAAATATTTTTTCTTCAACATACGGACACTATTGTGAAATAAAAAATAGAGCCATCCCTAAAGTCGTATTTCTAATTTGCTGTTTGTAAGGTTGCTTTTGATTGTACGACATATTCCCCAACTGCTATTCCTTCACTCTCATCTGTCAGAAATACAACTTTATGTGGAGTAGCTTGATTCGTTCCCATATTTCCGTCCCCAAGCTGACCGTAAAAGTTCCATCCCCACGAATATACCGTTCCATCACTTGCCAATGCTATTGAGTGAAAGACTCCAACCGCTACTTGTTCGATTTTGGCTCCTTCGGGGATTGTGATCGCTGTCGGACTTGCTTGATTCGTTCCTATATTTCCGTCTCCTAGTTGACCAACATCGTTCAATCCCCACGTATACACTGTTCCATCACTTGCTAGTGCCATTGTGTGAATGTTACCAGCTTCTACTTGTTCGATCGTAACTCCTTCCGGCATTGTAATCGCTGTCGGACTTGCTTTATCAGCCCCAAATCCGCTATCACCATCTCCTAGCTGGCCAGAATAGTTTCTTCCCCACGCATACATCGTTCCATCACTTGCTAGTGCTATTGTGTGAGCGCCTCCTGCTGCTATTTGTTCGATCGTGACCCCTTCAGGCATTGGGATCACTATCGGGCTAGCTTGATTCGTTCCGCTACTTCCGTCTCCCAGTTGACCATAATAGTTTCTTCCCCACGCATACATCGTTCCATCACTCGCTAGCGCTACTGTGTGAAAGTTTCCTACCCCTACTTGTTCGATCATGACCCCTTTAGGCATCGAGATCGCTGTTGGGCTAACTTGATTCGTTCCTATATTCTCGTCTCCTAGCTGACCATCTTCGTTACTTCCCCACGTATACATCGTTCCATCGCTTGCTAATGCTACTGAGTGATAGATTCCTGCAGCTACTTGTTCTATCTTGGCTCCTTCGGGTATTGTAATCGCTGTCGGAGTAGCTTGATTCGTTCCTATATTCCCATCCCCAAGCTGACCAAAGTCATTACTTCCCCATTCATACATCGTTCCATCGCTTGCTAATGCTATTGTGTGATTGCGTCCTGCAGCTACTTGTTCTATCTTGGCTTCTCCGGGCATTGTGATCGCTATCGGACTAGCTTGATTCGTTCCTATATTCCCATCTCCCAGCTGGCCATCTTTGTTACTTCCCCACGTATACACCGTTCCATCACTTGCTAACGCTATTGTGTGACCATAGCCAAGTGAAATCTTTTCAATATTAGGTAACGCTGTTTCGTTTTTTGGCACAGTAGCGTAGGCAAACGAAGGTAGCGCAATTGGCAAGATCAGTAGTATAAATAAGATAATTTTCAACATATATGATATTCGCTTTTTCATCACATACACCCCACTCCCCCAATTAAAAAGTTAAATATAACCATTAATTAAAATTTTATCATAAGAACCTAAATAAAATTTCAAATAGACCAAGAAAAGGTTATAACCGATTAAATCTTTCAAAATCTGATAAAAAAGTTCACCTTATACGACAATGTTTATATTATGGTAAAGGAGATAATCAATTAAC
Encoded here:
- a CDS encoding ABC transporter substrate-binding protein; the encoded protein is MKDLDYYKMRACFYDKEVEKTVSFKFKELEQIWFYNRKNIQNKIKKYEKEGKYSYFPGRGRGNASRIIYKHSFKQEIENAVLDCIKHNNLEDIIKLLQLPIPKMWISKASKEMKTLFGTQSTSESKEVLRTVIKKKMSTLDPLLSSINQEAYFIQQLGSTLVTFNKETNSVQPHIAHHWKVNDDCTSWTFYLRKSVHFHHERILTSEDVKHTLQRFISESSPHRWLVADIESIECVSPYIVTIHLNQSNRFFIRYMGSYNFSILPKDEPLVENKWIGTGPFQLKKHTDSMIVLEAFDHYFLERPILDEIEFYFVPDEMEEQMTIQIRGEEKGEGKVQKQDVTAAFRFLAFNFRRASIIQNDYFRKAIYHLLNMNKMWGNLGRDNLIESSSYFPWKSNPQKKDKSLVKELIAKSGYQGELLTIYTKDSTNSREEAEWFVEEARSVGIHLRCELFNMENFYSTKIDEEADLIFMNEVSSTDMHISFLHTFYNEALIFRRFIDDIHIKYIDNCLESFKREIDPTIREGWIDEIEKYLREEFLIIYMYHPISSRSFSQTIQDTKFDEFGMDDFRKTWIE
- a CDS encoding MDR family MFS transporter, with translation MFKELHPNIRIRIYTSFLSKAISSMIFPFMAIYFTKELNATYAGILLMIQVFVQFIASLYGGYFADMVGRKKMMVIGEYMHVFAFLGMITFNSPLITSPWITFFMLLIMAVSAGFIFPASEAMLIDVSTKETRAFMYSINYWANNLSVMLGLIIGGLLFKTHLFELLIGLFILSLVTLWMTVSLITESYTVSRSEQITKPYGLKPIVKSYQTVIRDIPFVLFTLGGIAILAIEFQRNNFIAIRLEEEIVPRVISVVGNIEFTLDGIKLLSLLTVENTLIIVLFTSVIVKWIRNKQEQPIMYIGFLLFGLGYGFLAFSNYTIGLIIAVIVLSIGELMYVPTRQSILADIVDDSRRGAYMAFNRLVYEIGKLFGALGIIVGERIGGYGMSMLYVIFTLVGIILTKLAIMKRNEKTRIQQPLMTVCNSGQEK
- a CDS encoding arylamine N-acetyltransferase family protein → MDIIKYLQRINSNSLTGNKLEDLRNLITQHLYTVPFENLDVVNKVPIKLDLENIYKKIVMNHRGGFCYEINGLFNWLLNNLGYDVKMISTTFSNGKGGWYRANTHLANIVTIDGIDYLVDVGGGDLVRSPLPLSGTVNEDISGKYRIQRTDGVYYELQKYANDEWSTHYRFSTAPRKYDFFTDVCEFNQTSPESKFTQQTITTLANATGRVTISDQYLIITENGKKSKEEYATADFDHILSTHFNMQLNR
- a CDS encoding M6 family metalloprotease domain-containing protein; its protein translation is MKKFNAVPPSPEVTNYLINEYNQKGKPLGFTFRQFLVARGYQNPAHNIHGMDDSSVGVAHNGEVNMISTPHTPVVGDLQVMVLLVDFPDLQGYLPKDHYEDLLFSYNSYPTGSMADYYYEVSRGKVRVHGEVHGWLRMPQNYSYYTNGNSGLTDMLNRDYYPRDARGLAEDAVKEALAQGIDFSSQLDVLGNGTITSLFIVHAGRGAEKLFPPLRGQHIWSHKWDMKKPQMVSNELFAKTYLMVPQEALLGVCAHELGHLAFQWEDFYDPNEGRDGDHWDGNGMWDLMASGSYAGREMRPVHPAGIHKLQHGWVDVEEIHETRTGIVLAPITRSGGKVLKITGPGYENDQYLILENRSKEVFDSELPGEGLLVWRIDESEGMEGSARPGMLLIQADGKNDLLDPNDRNAGDSGDPFPGTRNVTQLSDTGSISTSFPDKPSGITLKNITYHPDTKNIEFDVTIDS
- a CDS encoding RCC1 domain-containing protein, which produces MKKRISYMLKIILFILLILPIALPSFAYATVPKNETALPNIEKISLGYGHTIALASDGTVYTWGSNKDGQLGDGNIGTNQASPIAITMPGEAKIEQVAAGRNHTIALASDGTMYEWGSNDFGQLGDGNIGTNQATPTAITIPEGAKIEQVAAGIYHSVALASDGTMYTWGSNEDGQLGDENIGTNQVSPTAISMPKGVMIEQVGVGNFHTVALASDGTMYAWGRNYYGQLGDGSSGTNQASPIVIPMPEGVTIEQIAAGGAHTIALASDGTMYAWGRNYSGQLGDGDSGFGADKASPTAITMPEGVTIEQVEAGNIHTMALASDGTVYTWGLNDVGQLGDGNIGTNQASPTAITIPEGAKIEQVAVGVFHSIALASDGTVYSWGWNFYGQLGDGNMGTNQATPHKVVFLTDESEGIAVGEYVVQSKATLQTAN